AATACTACATGGATATGTTAACTCTCACTATCCTAAAATTGTGGCTGTACAATTGAAAGGATCTCCGCCTACCAAACAATGGTGTTTCAATTAGACAAGTATCTGGGATTTAGCAGCGCCCCGAGAACAGTTCTTCCGGCCGCTTTTGTTAAGTGCGCAAACGCAGATATCGAGAAGCTCGTAGTCTTCCTCCCAGTATAACAAGGAAGCCATCTGCGGATTCTCCACCATCATTTTGGACGTCAAGAAACCAGCGATTGTCCATGTTTGATAAAGACGAGATTGTTTCCCAATGAACTTCCCCTACGAGTGTCGTAATATTCAGGCCATCGGTCGATTGAGAGCCTCTTCTCGGCCAAAGAAACTGCTTTTGAGCTAGTTCTAATCTTCCCATCTTGATGCATGCCAAAGTTCCTTTTCTTATTAACTACTAATATGTAATTCATTTATTACAATAATATTTTCAATACCATTGTTTTATGTTTAGAAACAAAAGAGAGCAAAATGTTTTTTCATCCTATGGTCTAAACTAGTCCGTATAATGCTAGGGGAGGTAGCAACATTTGATTTGTCTCGTTCCACTTAGATTCAAAAACATTTTCACTTTTGAGCTTCATAAAACATCGAAGTGTGAGTAGACTATTTGAACCGGCTTGATGACTTGATCCGGTAATACGAGTCACGTTTAATGTTTGAGCTATTTTCTCTAAACCGCCTAGCAACCCCAATAACTTGAAGGTGTGTTTGAGGTCGAAAATGTTGTAGCCGAAGAAATAAGCCAATTGATGCATAAACGAGTGAAGATGCAAAGGCAGTGGATTTTGAGTCAGAATCTTTAGCATGAATCCGAAGTCATAAGTGCCGTGAAAAGTAATCCAGATAATATTTGTCAGACCACAACAGTTGAAAAGCAAGCCGTAATCCCTAAACTTCTTTGCAAAATCTTTAGAATCAATCCCCTTCTCTTTATTCTTCTCAAAATCTATCCCTCGACATTTGAGCAGTTGGATCGAATCACTAGCATAGCGGTCTCGATTGATATTGAAATCtctgaaattaaattcccaaaCATAAGAAAAAGGAGAATCAAAGTCTGGTAAATTACCTCGAGCATCTGAAAGACTCAAGCCAAGTTGAATAATTTGAAGCGCGTCAACATTCAACTTCATatagtgataattgataatcggATTGCCTTCACGAATCACTTGCTTACTGGGCTTAAATATTGTCCCCGGAAATTCAGTATCTATAGATACAAAAGGATACCTCAAAATTGCTTTCTTAATCATCAAAAGCTCGCTGTCCAAATCTTCAGCAAAAACCTGTCTCACAACGATAGACTTATTGCCAGAAATCGACATCGTTGGTCACAATAATCTCTTCTTTCTCTATTTTGTAACTTTAAGAACGGTTTTGTGTGGACTTTTAAGAACTGTTTTTAAGCTTGTTTATTGAATAGGTGTAATTTCACTCAATTGAGCTAAGACTATATATAAGCCCCACAATTAATCCCACCTCAATTAGGATTTATCTTTTTAACATTTCATTTAATCCCAACTCAATTAGGATTTATCTTTTTTAGCTTTTTATTTAATCCCAACTTAATTAGGATTTAAgcttatctttttaatttttcatttaatctCACCTCAGTTAAGATTTAccttttagttttttatttaatcACACCTCAATTAggatttatcttttattttttcatttaatcTCACCTCAATTAGgattcattttttaatttttcatttaatctCACCTCAATTAGGATTTATGTTTTCAGGAGGATTTATGTTTTTAGTTTTTCATTTAGTCCCACCTAAATTTTATATGATTCAATTTACATTTGATTTGAATTAgttgaattatattaaaaaaaatgttTCCTGAATTATTTCTTGAAGGAGTTTCCGTTTTTCCAATGGTTTCTCTTTCAAGCTCTCAATTTTGAATCATAAGTGTGGGATAGCTCTTTTCCAGTTGAATTTTCTCAGTGAAATTCAAAGGCATTAATAGAAGAATGAATGGCCAAAACAAAACATGCTATAGATTATTTTGCTTATACATAAACCGACAAAGGGAACAAAAGTGAATATTCTGCCTTCTGAAATCCAATATGTTTCAGGTTTGAGAGATTGATCCAGAAATAGAATACTACATGGATATGTTAACTCTCACTATCCTAAAATTGTGGCTGTACAATTGAAAGGATCTCCGCCTACCAAACAATGGTGTTTCAATTAGACAAGTATCTGGGATTTAGCAGCGCCCCGAGAACAGTTCTTCCGGCCGCTTTTGTTAAGTGCGCAAACGCAGATATCGAGAAGCTCGTAGTCTTCCTCCCAGTATAACAAGGAAGCCATCTGCGGATTCTCCACCATCATTTTGGACGTCAAGAAACCAGCGATTGTCCATGTTTGATAAAGACGAGATTGTTTCCCAATGAACTTCCCCCTACGAGTGTCGTAATATTCAGGCCATCGGTCGATTGAGAGCCTCTTCTCGGCCAAAGAAACTGCTTTTTGAGCTAGTTCTAATCTTCCCATCTTGATGCATGCCAAAGTAAACTAAGGGCAATATAAGATTTCGGGTGAGTATAAAACTCCATGAAACAAATCAAAGTCCCAAGCAAAACCGGATATAAAGTTATGTCGAACGAACGATTTTTACCTGCCAAAGAAGTGTTGGCCAAGATCCGCCGTTATGATAGGACCATGGCCTGCACAATTCATTAAGCACACTAGTCTTAGAAGATTATACTACGAGgaaatacatgtatatatgtgtgtgtgtatagAGAGAGAGAGTTTTCATGATAAGGGCAAGGTACTTGCGTATTTTTCGGGTCACTGCCGGTAATTATGCGCCACTCCTCATTCTCCAAAGCAGGGTAGCATATCTTGAAAGGCATTTGCCCTGCAATATCATCCCATTTGGCTTCGATTAAGTTCAATATAGCTTCGTTCTGTTTCGGAGTGCCCAGCGATGAGACAATGGACCAGAGGTTCCCGAGTGTGAAGAACCTAAAATCCATGTGAGCTGGCTGTAGATTGCCGAGTAGATAACCACCTTTTTCAGGTATCCAATCCATAAGCCATGAAGGAATTTGCTCAGGGTAAATATTGAACTTGTTAGTAGCATCCATGGAATACTCTTCGGTTTTGTAACGATAAATCTCGTTGACCTTTTTCATGTCAACCCAATAGTATTCTCTGACGTGGAACGATAGTGCACTCAGTCTATTGTTGATGGCACTCACCAAATTCTTGGAACTTCCATTTGCTGTAAGAATCTCACGAGAGCAACGTAGAGCAGAACAAAACAATGCCTGTAGATCAAACATGTTCAAATTATGGTCTAAAAACTAACATCGTATCCTACTTTGAGATGAGGCAACCTAACTTCAAAGAAACGAACTCACTTGGATCTCGAGGGGATGACCATGAATACCCATCCTTCGGTCTATCATGCAGGATCCATCGGTGACTAACAGAGAAGGAAACATATCGAATCCATCGGCTAAACACAAGTTGAGGATCAGTCTTATTCCTGTTTGAACATCCACCCTCTCTTGCAATGAATAGTCACCGGTGATCTTCCCATATGCTCTCAACAATATAATCCACCACAATCCTATCAACAAAACC
This is a stretch of genomic DNA from Gossypium arboreum isolate Shixiya-1 chromosome 11, ASM2569848v2, whole genome shotgun sequence. It encodes these proteins:
- the LOC108471815 gene encoding alkaline/neutral invertase A, mitochondrial-like, whose amino-acid sequence is MLYTFSISISFYFPLLSMNAIHFFRKSTMKARSRVLSLRNASFLGFARSFNPSVFERKLCCKKKDFLLNFNQVTQSHHAYPFRFLCFQRVVNDTQKLHCLPSSSFVQSRAVSRPYDVSIEARVASTVRGLSTRGNDIDVTPLVVGGNVAVAEGENNVKKNGVSAKSEVEKEAWRLLKDAVVTYCGSPVGTVAANNPGDKQPLNYDQVFIRDFVPSALAFLLRGEGEIVENFLLHTLQLQSWEKTVDCYSPGQGLMPASFKVRTVPLEDNKFEEVLDPDFGESAIGRVAPVDSGLWWIILLRAYGKITGDYSLQERVDVQTGIRLILNLCLADGFDMFPSLLVTDGSCMIDRRMGIHGHPLEIQALFCSALRCSREILTANGSSKNLVSAINNRLSALSFHVREYYWVDMKKVNEIYRYKTEEYSMDATNKFNIYPEQIPSWLMDWIPEKGGYLLGNLQPAHMDFRFFTLGNLWSIVSSLGTPKQNEAILNLIEAKWDDIAGQMPFKICYPALENEEWRIITGSDPKNTPWSYHNGGSWPTLLWQFTLACIKMGRLELAQKAVSLAEKRLSIDRWPEYYDTRRGKFIGKQSRLYQTWTIAGFLTSKMMVENPQMASLLYWEEDYELLDICVCALNKSGRKNCSRGAAKSQILV
- the LOC108471814 gene encoding probable CCR4-associated factor 1 homolog 11 is translated as MSISGNKSIVVRQVFAEDLDSELLMIKKAILRYPFVSIDTEFPGTIFKPSKQVIREGNPIINYHYMKLNVDALQIIQLGLSLSDARGNLPDFDSPFSYVWEFNFRDFNINRDRYASDSIQLLKCRGIDFEKNKEKGIDSKDFAKKFRDYGLLFNCCGLTNIIWITFHGTYDFGFMLKILTQNPLPLHLHSFMHQLAYFFGYNIFDLKHTFKLLGLLGGLEKIAQTLNVTRITGSSHQAGSNSLLTLRCFMKLKSENVFESKWNETNQMLLPPLALYGLV